One window of the Anolis sagrei isolate rAnoSag1 chromosome 5, rAnoSag1.mat, whole genome shotgun sequence genome contains the following:
- the BOD1L1 gene encoding biorientation of chromosomes in cell division protein 1-like 1 produces the protein MSGSSSSSAASAAASPPAQPPPPPPPPPPPPPPEPQPQPPPPLPESPSAAAEPELVSLILNRLKSQGLFDQFRRDCLADVDTKPAYQNLRQRVDNFVSNHLATHTWSPHLNKNQLRNNIRQQVLKSGMLESGIDRIISQVVDPKINHIFRPQVEKAVHEFLATLNHKEEASPSTAPPEEKPEASVLMQGVSSTIPSASVANDAMSILETITSLNQEASAARASTEAANVKTNDRVSKRVLSQLSIDGTIEKDRNTDDLPDEEKPSCNSMEESLEPVANSENVNNLFSSNEEGKTVSKDMNNVVDPVKEIVQESEEQKSKPMDKCDKKPEHLEKGEKRKEKKEKPEKKMDISRKPGDDLKGREEKTGKDKEAESLKYLVPEKSSNKHKANGSTKEALEDSDIDELSDITVSSVHTSDLSSFEEESEDEVVLSDSTEEGEIVSDDEEKEQNQVKTQQEASVADDKKQKSGRHAYVHKPYLYSKYYSDSDDERTVEQRRQSVAKEKEERLLRRHLNREKLEEKRKQRAAEKTKVSKSGNQGKSIQNLEESSSKGLEQKASGASIKDALKEQHFLEKKAALSRKRKRESRHDEEGRKKKHEQPEEDLGEPLKINESGEKAKEVKASQGKTEGNKLVKKLPESVHITDENRSDSKTEKEHKRKTSSSLQMEGVQQDGELCDTKSQSDKAENNPEESQKQRTILKTEKHIKKDDSETQNVKSIPKKEARSSKDKNEKEKSISEDKSLIKHKYKGDGVHKTVEEVECLPSQKSLKSEENSQKHSQLLRTLSDDKAERKNKHRSERKTSVTSKDVKTTSDHSSKNEENTRKESSRKDRPSSTDKLRAEHKSKRLSSDSRPQKESQSISKQHSSATSRKSESYSEDKHDAESSNLDNTLKQSDSMQKDRRKSKSALEERLSLKSKSKSHSKVIKVPESESQNSSSKQESVQKLDKDKNTEESDIDKQGKSRTEIKVFEENSVEMELESEAHSVSSSQKDSSHRFKLQSAEKSSVKEKTKSDKDLGSAKLEKKLSSEGHKSRSLRHSKETKKREDDNKPMDKSVKQTESYTKVQENSPHTDKRLTKRISSENRKGSVSSQEIDVRAEKLVTSLTVPIPALQKTGCTSGHSLHSEQSQDPVEVKSELRHGDAHHHIEGERSHNSQQETKSKSSAKDQVHNHSTNELTETLHTEELSKSSLSGVVNPKQKELFSTKEISTQNDTFKQSSKSVESSKQKQCHAIVENETSDKILLCAPSKENAKLQFQTITDDVHASKSVKNTITLKEESSPPTNISSREDVIHQESVDKDLGEVMVPLSCTSKEKSFNLDSPCMKNTSSGHQIPTVKMEQKNIILPSTNIKDGDNTNMEIVSTDGKSHPSCPEAPEENVSSLRSIQEAVVQEKTKSSLADIMQNESFCGSAIQVTHISADNFAITRLEEGKDSSGEGPSARNNEDAIEGKVETKGSNNTYNIIELSSRSIPENVPEDINKVSAMVNEAEGNCGEARSQSESNVVGSSVGGSNCVSTCSGMESDALVIGTSTERTVGSAVTASSTEGGLGIEGVSNLQREGDATITCSEEKSKTTLSCTSIEADEGFIVGTWTKNKEGAHFERENCTVTAAEESGSVSSGLPVCESSSTSTKEGESAECIVNYAEEGTKQFFNESGIERDQSMNSFTIEEKDDAVTSAGSEERCVASVSGGTSTFGSAVICIGEQESDGAVTSAGTETQNESMITGNQDECQNNATGTEQVKGAEGAVTCTGTAGASVCSAICSVTGTDSQEEGVVTGVFAESDNHVASGPHADKSEDVINGESAVTSTGITTEDDPEAAPTCAGLEDSNEGFAAASDTEEKYKHATFSTEDRAEENVLEFTRSSYDDERCVSSTGAKEEDEEGENFVTSTGRDNEETENTLACTGTDENARVLVCVEATASVSQAVDQAGEKLDELTSNTDKDAVGSMMDLEKEMTTGDISNSTKGEVESSTTSADPGNQNIMSAVTVRKEGSLLTEKFKCDVISPTSNTQSVGELSAGEGKSESATSYSDGGECENFFQKVTILPASANQDDKDEGERISTSVVKVCPNPIHCSTEERSEQKSAHEVANREKTTCLIDAEDFNVPMPSTSVECMRPGPAVKSSKGPTNILEDFEAPMPSLTVEDDKSLFAAVTSEMTTSLEVNTVSKPIVSAGRSSESYVVGGKEERDECSVISTSINEETEMPISQEDTESDAQCFALRLEQSTDTAAISTSSTENFETCVYATETDAVNQVPSTDRKLETFTITTTEGCHQATRDNLVPIEAKERNGDTMEEAEECKAVQGSQKSELLVQSTEKTNQNDTDLAQERTNHEAHQLIIGNTNPDQHLATLSIENPGNSTKVSVRTMAECDSVSTISASEESVSVASEKAPRPSASIEVEDERKFVVVASESDCNMLRAPENNEISSAMIHGDGQKIHKEETDGALEESAPSKSSNKESIEIPTNTVNSVIGRTDLYLSSLDSDRSSMEASIQENGTQDSRQHIEGPSSPSGKPQEKEKGIENVGTDDVNLKTELKTGLPEAKDSPNEKSSMPLLQNSEDSKVLDSKTDLCSQYSLVSKNVTVEEHHNPEAFSHGSKVDNNDNKEMLAVATEELEENTKLHADEGITNIVQEHLCTKDQPEDILKGHGCSDILVVTEAVEDKGPKENSLQVEISNQKEAPSTPETAKSPAAGNNESDHSSVCQALEEKNEQTKNVEAKPKINTEATTKDSEEKLEADADSREPSLESVNEKDKKATKVDSFEKSDLDSKSNSTEVNPPVKRKRGRPRKYPIELKVVEGQESEADTSPGNTMKTSGPSSEQKTTAKGKDSAAENQSETEEEKTEVVLRRRGRKPKRPHIPSEETDMDTPEPDRKRQKLAPAVEEETKDHGGRKETSGIGRNDNDDNSGSDADEMHSGATTRAASRLEAQRKQPSKPTTRAASKNQSPDPVPPRKRKRVADKKESPATSKSNKSPHSAHSKLQSPRHKREVSPLVSHKKGHPKANEPEAKKSKR, from the exons ATgtccggcagcagcagcagcagcgccgcCTCAGCCGCGGCCTCGCCTCCCGCGCAGCCCCCGCCGCCGCCTCCCCCGCCGCCTCCCCCTCCGCCGCCGGAGCCGCAGCCCCAGCCTCCGCCGCCGCTGCCTGAGTCGCCCTCGGCCGCCGCCGAGCCGGAGCTGGTCTCGCTCATCCTCAACCGCCTCAAGAGCCAAGGCCTCTTCGACCAGTTCCGCCGCGACTGCCTGGCCGATGTGGACACCAAG CCAGCGTATCAGAACTTAAGGCAACGTGTGGACAACTTTGTTTCCAATCATCTGGCAACTCATACATGGAGTCCTCACTTGAACAAGAACCAGCTAAGAAACAATATTAGGCAACAAGTTCTCAA ATCTGGAATGCTAGAATCTGGGATTGACAGAATTATTTCTCAAGTTGTGGATCCAAAGATCAACCATATATTCAGGCCACAAGTGGAAAAGGCAGTCCATGAGTTTTTAGCCACATTAAATCACAAAGAGGAAGCCAGTCCCAGCACAGCACCACCTGAAGAAAAGCCAGAGGCTTCTGTTTTGATGCAAG GAGTTTCTTCTACCATTCCAAGTGCAAGTGTAGCTAATGATGCAATGTCCATTTTGGAAACAATCACATCTCTAAATCAAGAAGCAAGTGCGGCAAGGGCTTCTACAGAAGCAGCAAATGTAAAGACCAATGACAGAGTTTCAAAGAGAGTCCTATCTCAGCTGAGTATTGATGGCACTATTGAGAAAGACCGAAATACTGATGATCTGCCGGATGAAGAGAAACCATCTTGTAATTCTATGGAAGAAAGCCTTGAACCTGTAGCAAACAGTgaaaatgtaaataatttgtTTTCTTCCAACGAAGAAGGGAAAACTGTATCAAAAGATATGAACAATGTGGTTGATCCAGTCAAGGAAATTGTGCAGGAAAGTGAGGAACAGAAAAGTAAACCGATGGATAAATGTGATAAAAAACCTGAACAtttagagaaaggagagaagagaaaagagaaaaaagaaaaacccgAGAAAAAGATGGACATCTCTAGAAAGCCTGGTGATGAtctaaaaggaagagaagaaaagacaggaaaagacaaagaggcagaatcattaaaatatttagtTCCGGAAAAGAGCAGCAATAAGCACAAAGCAAATGGAAGTACAAAAGAAG CTTTGGAAGATTCTGACATAGATGAACTCAGTGATATTACTGTTAGCTCTGTGCACACCAGTGACCTTTCTTCCTTtgaagaagagagtgaagatgAGGTTGTACTTTCCGACAGCACAGAAGAAGGAGAGATTGTTTCCGACG ATGAAGAAAAGGAACAGAATCAGGTTAAAACACAACAGGAGGCTAGTGTGGCTGATGATAAAAAACAAAAGTCTGGACGCCATGCATATGTACACAAGCCTTACCTTTACTCCAAGTATTATAGTGATTCTGATGATGAACGGACTGTGGAACAGCGTCGCCAGTCAGTA gctaaagaaaaagaagaacgaCTCCTAAGAAGACATCTCAACAGAGAAAAACTTGAAGAAAAGCGGAAACAGAGAGCTGCAGAAAAGACAAAAGTATCGAAAAGCGGAAATCAAG GTAAAAGCATTCAGAACTTAGAAGAGTCTTCAAGCAAAGGCCTTGAACAAAAAGCCAGTGGAGCCAGTATTAAGGATGCACTTAAGGAACAACACTTTTTGGAAAAGAAAGCAGCCTTaagcaggaaaagaaaaagagagtcaag ACATGATGAAGAAGGcagaaagaaaaaacatgaacaacctGAGGAAGACCTTGGAGAGCCTCTGAAAATAAACGAA AGTGGTGAAAAGGCAAAAGAAGTGAAGGCCAGCCAAGGGAAAACTGAAGGGAATAAACTTGTTAAAAAACTTCCAGAGTCAGTGCATATAACTGATGAAAATAGAAGTGATtccaaaacagaaaaagaacacaaaagaaaaacatCTAGCTCTCTCCAAATGGAAGGAGTGCAACAAGATGGTGAACTATGTGACACCAAGTCTCAGTCTGACAAAGCAGAGAATAACCCAGAAGAATCTCAGAAGCAGAGAACAATACTTAAAACTGAAAAACATATAAAAAAGGATGATTCAGAAACTCAAAATGTTAAAAGCATACCCAAGAAAGAGGCTAGATCATCAAAAgataaaaatgaaaaagagaaaagtaTTTCTGAAGATAAATcattaataaaacataaatataaaggaGATGGTGTTCATAAAACAGTTGAAGAGGTAGAGTGTTTGCCATCTCAGAAAAGTTTAAAGAGTGAAGAGAATTCCCAGAAGCATAGTCAACTGTTGAGAACTTTGTCAGATGATAAAGCTGAAAGGAAGAACAAGCACAGAAGTGAAAGGAAAACATCAGTAACCAGCAAAGATGTGAAAACTACTTCTGATCATAGTTCAAAAAATGAAGAGAATACACGCAAAGAGAGCAGCAGAAAAGACAGACCATCATCCACAGATAAATTGAGAGCAGAACACAAATCCAAAAGATTGTCAAGTGATTCTAGGCCACAGAAAGAATCTCAGAGTATATCAAAGCAACATAGTTCTGCAACATCAAGGAAGAGTGAAAGTTATTCTGAGGATAAGCATGATGCAGAATCAAGTAATTTAGATAACACTTTAAAGCAAAGTGACAGTATGCAAAAAGACAGACGAAAATCAAAGAGTGCATTGGAAGAAAGGTTATCATTAAAATCCAAGTCCAAAAGTCATAGCAAAGTAATCAAAGTACCCGAAAGCGAATCACAAAACAGTTCCTCTAAGCAGGAATCTGTGCAAAAATTGGACAAAGATAAAAATACAGAAGAGAGTGATATAGATAAGCAAGGGAAATCTAGAACTGAAATTAAAGTATTTGAAGAAAATTCTGTAGAAATGGAACTTGAAAGTGAAGCACATTCTGTTAGTAGTTCCCAAAAAGATTCTAGTCATAGGTTTAAGTTGCAGTCAGCAGAGAAATCATCTGTAAAAGAGAAAACGAAGAGTGATAAAGATCTGGGCAGTGCCAAACTGGAAAAGAAATTATCATCAGAAGGTCACAAAAGTAGAAGCCTGAGGCACagtaaagaaacaaagaagagagAAGATGACAACAAACCAATGGACAAAAGTGTTAAGCAAACAGAGAGTTATACAAAGGTGCAAGAAAACAGTCCCCACACTGATAAAAGACTTACTAAAAGAATATCTAGTGAAAACAGAAAAGGAAGTGTGTCATCCCAAGAAATAGATGTGCGAGCGGAAAAACTGGTCACTTCTCTAACTGTCCCTATCCCAGCCCTTCAAAAGACTGGGTGTACTAGTGGACACTCATTACATTCAGAACAAAGCCAAGACCCAGTGGAAGTTAAGTCAGAACTAAGACATGGTGATGCACATCATCACATTGAAGGAGAAAGAAGTCATAACTCTCAACAAGAAACCAAAAGTAAAAGTTCTGCCAAAGATCAGGTGCACAATCATTCAACAAATGAATTGACTGAAACTTTACATACTGAAGAATTATCAAAGTCTTCTCTTTCAGGTGTTGTTAATCCCAAACAAAAAGAACTTTTTTCTACAAAAGAAATTAGTACACAAAATGACACCTTTAAACAATCTTCAAAGAGTGTAGAATCCAGCAAACAGAAGCAATGCCATGCAATTGTTGAGAATGAAACAAGTGATAAAATTTTACTTTGTGCACCTTCAAAGGAGAATGCCAAGCTACAATTTCAAACTATAACTGATGATGTTCACGCTTCAAAAAGTGTTAAAAATACCATTACACTGAAAGAAGAGAGCAGTCCTCCAACAAACATCTCCTCTAGAGAAGATGTTATCCATCAGGAATCTGTGGATAAAGATCTGggagaagtcatggtgcctttgagTTGTACATCTAAAGAGAAATCTTTTAATTTAGATAGCCCCTGTATGAAAAATACTAGTTCTGGTCATCAAATACCTACTGTTAAAATGGAACAAAAGAACATCATTCTACCCAGTACTAACATAAAAGATGGTGATAACACCAACATGGAGATAGTAAGCACAGATGGCAAGAGCCACCCAAGTTGCCCGGAAGCACCTGAAGAAAATGTGAGTTCTCTAAGAAGCATTCAAGAAGCTGTTGTGCAAGAAAAAACTAAAAGCTCATTGGCTGATATTATGCAGAATGAGAGTTTTTGTGGCTCAGCTATACAAGTCACGCATATAAGTGCAGACAACTTTGCCATAACCAGAttggaggaaggaaaggacagtTCAGGTGAAGGCCCTTCTGCAAGAAACAATGAAGATGCTATAGAAGGAAAAGTTGAAACAAAGGGAAGTAATAATacttataatataatagaattatCTTCAAGGTCAATACCGGAAAATGTTCcagaagatataaataaagtttctgcAATGGTgaatgaagcagaaggaaactgtGGGGAGGCAAGATCGCAAAGTGAAAGCAATGTGGTAGGCAGCAGTGTAGGAGGTAGCAATTGTGTTAGTACCTGCAGTGGCATGGAGAGTGATGCACTTGTTATAGGAACAAGCACAGAGAGGACTGTTGGAAGTGCTGTAACAGCCAGTAGTACCGAAGGAGGACTAGGAATAGAAGGTGTTTCAAATTTGCAAAGAGAAGGTGATGCCACCATTACTTGTTCAGAAGAGAAGAGTAAGACTACTCTGAGTTGTACAAGTATAGAAGCAGATGAAGGTTTCATTGTGGGCACTTGGACCAAAAATAAGGAAGGTGCccattttgaaagagaaaactGTACCGTTACAGCAGCTGAAGAAAGTGGCAGCGTTTCTTCAGGTCTTCCAGTATGTGAAAGTTCCTCAACAAGTacaaaagagggagagagtgCTGAATGCATTGTGAATTATGCAGAAGAAGGTACTAAACAATTTTTCAATGAAAGTGGAATTGAACGTGATCAGAGTATGAATAGTTTTACAATAGAAGAGAAAGATGATGCAGTGACCAGCGCAGGCTCTGAAGAAAGGTGTGTGGCTTCTGTTTCTGGTGGAACAAGTACCTTTGGCAGTGCGGTTATCTGCATTGGTGAACAAGAAAGTGATGGTGCTGTAACCAGTGCAGGCACTGAAACTCAAAATGAATCTATGATAACTGGAAATCAAGATGAATGCCAAAATAATGCAACAGGTACTGAGCAAGTTAAAGGAGCAGAGGGTGCTGTGACATGCACAGGTACAGCAGGAGCAAGTGTTTGCTCAGCTATCTGTTCAGTGACTGGCACGGATTCACAGGAAGAGGGTGTTGTAACTGGAGTATTTGCTGAAAGTGACAACCATGTGGCATCTGGACCACATGCTGACAAAAGTGAAGATGTCATTAATGGTGAGAGTGCTGTCACCAGTACAGGCATAACAACAGAAGATGACCCAGAAGCTGCACCTACTTGTGCTGGCCTGGAAGACAGCAATGAAGGTTTTGCAGCAGCTTCAGATACAGAAGAAAAATATAAACATGCCACATTCAGCACAGAAGATAGAGCTGAAGAAAATGTCTTGGAGTTTACTCGAAGCTCTTACGATGATGAACGTTGTGTGAGCAGCACAGGTGcaaaagaagaagatgaagaaggagaaaATTTTGTTACTAGTACAGGAAGAGACAAtgaggaaacagaaaatactctgGCATGTACAGGAACAGATGAAAATGCAAGGGTTCTAGTTTGTGTTGAAGCTACAGCCTCTGTCTCTCAAGCTGTAGACCAGGCTGGAGAAAAGTTAGATGAACTTACTTCAAACACAGATAAAGATGCTGTTGGCAGCATGATGGACTTAGAGAAAGAAATGACAACTGGTGACATCAGCAACAGCACAAAGGGTGAAGTTGAGAGTAGTACTACCAGTGCTGATCCAGGCAATCAAAATATTATGTCTGCTGTCACAGTAAGAAAAGAAGGATCTCTACTTACTGAGAAATTTAAATGTGATGTGATCAGCCCAACCTCAAATACCCAAAGTGTAGGTGAACTGTCAGCTGGAGAAGGGAAAAGTGAGAGTGCCACGTCTTATTCAGATGGTGGGGAATGTGAAAACTTTTTTCAAAAAGTAACTATTCTTCCAGCATCTGCTAATCAAGATGATAAAGATGAAGGTGAAAGAATCTCAACAAGTGTGGTCAAAGTATGCCCAAACCCCATACACTGTTCCACTGAAGAGCGCAGTGAGCAAAAATCAGCACATGAAGTTGCAAACAGAGAGAAAACCACATGTCTAATAGATGCAGAAGATTTCAACGTTCCCATGCCTAGCACATCTGTTGAATGTATGAGACCTGGACCTGCAGTTAAATCAAGTAAAGGTCCTACTAATATTTTGGAAGACTTTGAAGCTCCTATGCCAAGTTTAACAGTGGAAGATGACAAGAGTCTGTTTGCTGCTGTTACATCAGAAATGACTACCAGCTTGGAGGTTAATACTGTTTCCAAGCCCATTGTGTCTGCTGGGAGATCTAGTGAAAGTTATGTTGTTGGAGGCAAAGAAGAAAGAGATGAGTGCTCTGTAATTTCCACAAGCATTAATGAAGAAACCGAGATGCCCATTTCCCAAGAAGACACTGAAAGTGATGCTCAATGTTTTGCCTTAAGATTAGAACAATCTACTGATACAGCTGCGATCTCAACAAGTTCAACAGAAAATTTTGAGACTTGTGTATATGCTACAGAAACTGATGCAGTGAATCAGGTGCCTAGTACAGACAGAAAGCTTGAGACTTTCACTATCACTACAACAGAAGGTTGCCACCAAGCCACCAGGGATAATTTAGTGCCAATTGAAGCTAAAGAGAGAAATGGGGATACTATGGAAGAAGCGGAAGAATGCAAGGCTGTCCAAGGGAGCCAAAAATCTGAGTTACTTGTTCAAAGCACAGAGAAAACTAACCAAAATGATACAGATTTGGCTCAAGAGAGAACAAACCATGAAGCCCATCAGCTCATTATTGGTAACACTAACCCTGATCAGCACTTGGCTACCTTGAGTATAGAGAATCCAGGAAACAGTACAAAGGTCTCTGTCAGAACAATGGCAGAATGTGACAGTGTCTCAACCATTAGTGCCTCAGAAGAATCTGTATCTGTTGCCTCAGAAAAAGCTCCACGTCCTTCTGCAAGCATAGAAGTAGAGGATGAAAGGAAATTTGTAGTGGTTGCCAGTGAATCTGACTGCAACATGTTGCGAGCCCCAGAAAACAATGAGATCTCTTCAGCTATGATTCACGGAGATGGCCAAAAAATACATAAAGAGGAGACTGATGGTGCTTTGGAAGAATCAGCTCCATCTAAGAGCAGTAATAAAGAAAGCATAGAAATTCCTACAAATACAGTGAACTCTGTTATTGGTAGGACAGATCTTTATTTGAGTTCCTTAGATAGTGATAGATCCTCCATGGAAGCCAGCATACAGGAAAATGGAACCCAAGACAGTAGACAACACATTGAAGGTCCATCAAGTCCATCTGGTAAGCcacaggaaaaagagaaaggtatTGAGAATGTAGGAACAGATGATGTTAATCTGAAGACAGAATTGAAAACTGGCCTTCCTGAAGCAAAGGACTCTCCCAACGAGAAATCTTCAATGCCATTACTACAAAATTCTGAAGACAGTAAAGTGCTTGATAGCAAAACAGATTTATGCAGTCAGTATAGCTTGGTCAGCAAAAATGTTACAGTGGAAGAACATCATAATCCGGAAGCATTTTCTCATGGGAGTAAAGTGGACAATAATG ACAATAAAGAGATGCTTGCTGTTGCAACAGAAGAGCTGGAAGAAAACACAAAGCTGCATGCTGATGAG GGTATAACAAATATTGTACAGGAACATCTCTGTACCAAGGATCAACCAGAAGATATTCTTAAAG GCCATGGCTGTTCAGATATTTTGGTTGTAACAGAAGCAGTAGAAGACAAAGGTCCTAAAGAAAACTCATTACAG GTGGAAATATCTAATCAGAAGGAAGCACCCTCTACACCAGAAACAGCCAAAAGTCCTGCTGCAGGAAACAATGAATCAG aTCACAGTTCGGTGTGTCAAGctctggaagaaaaaaatgaacagaCAAAGAATGTTGAGGCCAAACCGAAAATTAATACG GAAGCAACCACCAAAGACTCAGAAGAAAAGCTTGAAGCTGATGCTGATTCTCGGGAGCCTTCACTGGAAAGTGTAAATGAAAAAG ATAAGAAGGCCACCAAAGTGGATAGCTTTGAAAAGTCAGATCTGGATTCCAAGTCGAATTCCACTGAG GTGAACCCGCCAGTTAAACGAAAAAGAGGAAGACCTCGTAAATATCCCATTGAGTTAAAAGTAGTGGAAG gCCAAGAATCAGAAGCTGACACAAGCCCTGGCAAT acAATGAAGACGTCAGGTCCTAGCAGCGAACAGAAGACTACTGCAAAAG GCAAAGATTCAGCAGCAGaaaatcagagt GAAActgaagaagagaaaacagaGGTCGTTTTGCGTCGGAGAGGAAGGAAGCCCAAGCGGCCTCATATTCCATCAGAGGAAACAG ACATGGATACACCTGAGCCAGATAGAAAACGTCAGAAATTAGCACCTGCAGTTGAAGAGGAAACAAAAGACcatggtggaaggaaggaaactaGTGGTATCGGAAGGAATGATAATGATGACAACAGTGGAAGTGATGCTGATGAGATGCATTCAGGAGCCACAACTCGGGCAGCTTCAAGATTGGAAGCACAAAG aaagcAGCCTAGTAAGCCAACTACACGTGCAGCGTCGAAAAATCAAAGTCCAGATCCAGTCCCTCCTAGAAAGCGTAAAAGGGTAGCAGACAAGAAAGAATCACCAGCCACTTCAAAATCTAATAAATCACCCCACTCAGCACA